The Bacteroidota bacterium nucleotide sequence AAATGTTATTGATTAATTACGCAGCTTGCACAAAAGACTGAGCATTGGCTGTGGTATAATAAATCCTTTGCTCTTTCTTCAGGATTGCAAATCCTAAAGAACAGGGATCAGAAGACCAGCCAATTGCAAGTTCCTGATTTTAGGAATACCTGTTCAAAGGTTTTTTATGCTTGGTTATTAGGAGCAACTTGTTCATTTACCAAATGCGTCGGTGGTAAAACCATAGGTATTCGGGAGATATCAGTCTCTTATACATTACCCCCGATAGCAATCGGGGCCTAAAGAGACTTTCTGATATTACATTGCTTTTGTATTAGCAAAATGCCACCCCTCTGGGATTTTTAGTCCAAATTTATTAGTCCCAGTGAGACGACCTTTTGGTAACAAATGTCTACTGTGTAAATCTAAGTCCTGTAGGGACGGCCTTTTAAAAAGAGGCAAATGCTTAACTTAATGACATTGCCCTTTAGGGACGATATATTGCATTTTTTCGAACACGTGTGGTTGTGTGACCAACCACGGGTAAAAAAGCACACTAAGTTTTGAAAGTTTCATATTAGTTGAAGTATTCGCAATTCAGCTTTAAAATAAAAAATGCTAAATATAATCCCGATAATGGTCGGGAGTAAAATATCTTTGCATCCCTGTTAGAGATAGGTAATAAATGAAGAATAAAGAAGAAATAGAAGATGGCTTGATAGAGGTATTCGGTGCCCGCATGCACAACCTCAAAAATATTGATATCGCCATGCCCCGCAACAAACTTATTGTTATAACTGGCCTTAGCGGTAGCGGCAAAAGTTCCTTGGCTTTCGACACCATATTTGCTGAAGGGCAACGCCGCTACCTCGAAACATTTAATGCTTATGCCCGACAATTTGTTGGGAATCTTGAACGCCCCGATGTGGACAAGATTGATGGACTAAGCCCCGTTATCGCCATCGAGCAAAAAACAGTAAGCAAAAATCCACGCTCAACCGTAGGCACTATTACTGAGGTTTATGATTTTCTCCGTTTATTATATGCCCGTGCAGCCGATGCCTATAGTTATATAAGTGGCGAACGAATGGTAAAGATGAATGAAGACCAAATTGTTCAAAAGATATTCGTCAACTTTCATAAGAAAAAAATAATGTTGCTCGCACCAGTAGTGAAGGGCCGCAAAGGCCATTATCGTGAACTCTTCGAGCAAATTCGCAAACAAGGGTATACCAAAGTCCGTATTGATGGAAAACTACAAGACATTGTACCCAAAATGCAAACCGACCGATACAAAATACATGATATAGAGATTTTGATTGACCGCGTACAACCTGATGTCGACAAAGAAACCCGCATAAAAGACAGCATTAAAATGGCCATGAAAACGGGTAAAGGTATTATAATGGTGGCCGAGGCCGATGGGGAAAATGTGCAACATTATAGTCGTTTTCTAATGGACCCCGTTAGCGGTATTAGTTATGATGAGCCACAGCCCAATACTTTCTCTTTTAACTCTCCCTATGGAGCTTGCCCCACTTGCGATGGATTAGGTACACAACGCGAAGTGAATGAGAAATTCTTAATTCCAGACCCAACCAAATCTATTGTAGGGGGGGCATTGGCTCCCTTAGGTGAATACCGCAGCAACTGGACATTTGCAGTAATGAAGGCTTTGGCCAAAAGACATAAGTTTGGATTGAACGATAGCGTCGATTCACTGAAAAAAAACCAAATGGATATTCTGCTCAATGGCGATCAGGAACAGTTGGATGTTGAGTATGAATTTGCTTCGGGCTATAAACAAATATATCATACACAATGGGAGGGGCTAGCCAATTATGTGAAACGCCAGTACCTCGAAAAACCGGGCGATAGCATAGCTGCTTGGGCCGAAGAGTTTATGGAAGTATCACCCTGCCCCAGTTGCCATGGCACCCGATTGAAACAAGAAAGCCTCTGCTATAAAATAGCTGATACTAATATATCACAATTGGCCGAAATGGATTTGTTGAGCTTGGGCAAGTGGATGGAAAATGTGGAGAGCAAATTGGACGAAAGACAAAAAATAATTGCCACCGAAGTACTCAAAGAAATTCGTTCACGTTTGGGATTTT carries:
- the uvrA gene encoding excinuclease ABC subunit UvrA, whose product is MKNKEEIEDGLIEVFGARMHNLKNIDIAMPRNKLIVITGLSGSGKSSLAFDTIFAEGQRRYLETFNAYARQFVGNLERPDVDKIDGLSPVIAIEQKTVSKNPRSTVGTITEVYDFLRLLYARAADAYSYISGERMVKMNEDQIVQKIFVNFHKKKIMLLAPVVKGRKGHYRELFEQIRKQGYTKVRIDGKLQDIVPKMQTDRYKIHDIEILIDRVQPDVDKETRIKDSIKMAMKTGKGIIMVAEADGENVQHYSRFLMDPVSGISYDEPQPNTFSFNSPYGACPTCDGLGTQREVNEKFLIPDPTKSIVGGALAPLGEYRSNWTFAVMKALAKRHKFGLNDSVDSLKKNQMDILLNGDQEQLDVEYEFASGYKQIYHTQWEGLANYVKRQYLEKPGDSIAAWAEEFMEVSPCPSCHGTRLKQESLCYKIADTNISQLAEMDLLSLGKWMENVESKLDERQKIIATEVLKEIRSRLGFLLNVGLEYLTLNSPARTLSGGEAQRIRLATQIGSQLTGVLYILDEPSIGLHQRDNHKLIESLKNLRDIGNTVMVVEHDKDMMMDADYIVDIGPGAGSHGGHIVAQGNLQEFMQQNSVTSQYISGKRNIDVPKTRREGNGKYIELKGCTGNNLKSVDAKFPLGNFICVTGVSGSGKSSLINETLYPLLHKHFYQSRLKPLPHKSIAGLKNIDKVIEIDQSPIGRTPRSNPATYVEVYTDIRNLFTALPEAKIRGYKPGRFSFNVKGGRCETCEGGGMRAIEMNFLPDVYVQCETCKGKRYNRETLEIRYKGKSISDVLDMSIEHAVEFFEPVPSIYRKIKTLKDVGLGYITLGQQSTTLSGGEAQRVKLATELSKRDTGNTFYILDEPTTGLHFDDVKVLLDVLNQLVEKGNTVLVIEHNMDVIKVADYIIDIGPEGGNGGGQVLATGTPEELIKVKKSYTAQFLKKELK